A genomic region of Desulfuribacillus alkaliarsenatis contains the following coding sequences:
- a CDS encoding YtxH domain-containing protein, with product MLRDLLLLSREQRLKEQKREACKNMTMGVTIGLAVGTLVGVLFAPKAGKETREEIALKAKEASELTKEQIQEAKEKLMEYVEEQKEKISTMTDEQRAKLLALKAEKLIQIAGTSDAAAEIVEEVAEKTAGKAGKAAEKVASYAGKVSDMAKEEAATAKEEAKASNKK from the coding sequence ATGTTAAGAGACCTATTACTATTAAGCAGAGAGCAAAGATTAAAGGAGCAAAAAAGGGAAGCCTGCAAGAATATGACTATGGGAGTTACAATTGGACTTGCCGTTGGTACGCTTGTAGGAGTGTTATTTGCACCTAAGGCTGGCAAAGAGACACGTGAAGAGATAGCTCTAAAAGCAAAAGAAGCATCTGAGCTAACAAAAGAACAAATACAAGAAGCAAAAGAGAAGTTGATGGAATATGTTGAAGAGCAAAAAGAAAAGATATCTACGATGACAGATGAGCAAAGAGCAAAGCTTTTGGCACTTAAAGCTGAAAAATTAATTCAAATTGCTGGAACATCCGATGCGGCTGCAGAAATTGTAGAAGAAGTAGCTGAAAAAACAGCTGGTAAAGCTGGCAAAGCAGCTGAGAAAGTAGCTAGTTATGCTGGGAAGGTTTCAGATATGGCAAAGGAAGAAGCTGCTACAGCTAAAGAAGAAGCTAAGGCATCAAATAAAAAATAA
- a CDS encoding DUF948 domain-containing protein, which translates to MEITISLSTLGYFILFALLAVFMVYAIIVLYRVSQVMKQAEAVLDKNTENINRILETAPEILENINDTTDLILHSVNKADSAIDSIGTSLTETAATIREGTSEAASYIHVITEIVGLIKALFGKK; encoded by the coding sequence ATGGAAATTACTATATCACTATCGACATTAGGCTATTTTATATTATTTGCACTACTGGCTGTGTTCATGGTCTACGCTATAATAGTTTTATATCGAGTGAGTCAGGTAATGAAACAAGCAGAAGCGGTGTTAGATAAGAACACAGAGAACATTAATCGAATTCTCGAGACAGCTCCAGAAATCCTTGAGAATATCAATGATACTACGGATTTGATACTACATAGTGTCAATAAAGCTGACTCAGCAATTGACTCAATCGGTACAAGCTTAACGGAAACAGCAGCGACTATCCGTGAAGGAACTTCAGAAGCAGCAAGTTACATACATGTAATAACAGAGATTGTCGGCTTAATTAAAGCGCTTTTCGGTAAAAAGTAA
- a CDS encoding histidine kinase — MFDAILIISAERVALLLILIYILTNIPRIRQLITEQDTSWKANVICALVIVTIGIIGNHMSIIVVNYQSFLVPISIIAVFLAGALISTKVFLLIVLIIALHLLFITWGQVVGVIASFTFVMLGFGIGSARIRLEREQILTPLYSLSIGVISASMYASIMLVWRMQETPLVQIAINEFVPIVAVISAAIMVLANMLRMTIHDKEQEVAVQTGRAFDISEKVLGYFKEGLNHITAKALGEMLIKELHAEAVAIVDSNEIIAKAGDNTVLYTIETTKNFMELKDATNIVIPYHRSTQKSGYIIIYFKRPNQIRTTELVLAEGLGKLISYQLSLVETEKLRVLLKDTEVRSLQAQINPHFLFNTLNTIVTLIRTKPDEARNVMVHLANFMRMNLKLMAAPLVSLEQELCLLESYIKIIRVRFSERLTINLDIDDNLYHFKLPPATIQPLVENSIQHGLQKVPKNGRVVITIDKVEYGVRVSIKDNGTGIPEERLETLAKQQITSRKGNGIGVYNVNQRLISLLGETSQLHIKNLAEGGCEVSFFLPDRQPERSNY; from the coding sequence TTGTTCGATGCAATATTAATAATTTCAGCAGAGCGAGTAGCATTGCTCCTAATTTTAATATATATACTCACGAATATTCCTAGGATTAGACAGCTAATAACTGAACAGGACACTAGCTGGAAAGCTAATGTTATATGTGCTTTGGTCATAGTTACCATTGGCATCATCGGTAATCATATGAGTATAATAGTTGTAAACTATCAGTCGTTTTTAGTTCCCATATCGATTATAGCTGTTTTTTTAGCAGGAGCTTTAATCAGTACAAAGGTTTTTCTGCTAATTGTATTGATAATAGCTTTACATTTGCTATTTATTACTTGGGGTCAAGTAGTAGGAGTGATTGCTAGTTTTACGTTTGTAATGCTGGGGTTTGGCATCGGTTCTGCTAGAATACGTTTAGAGCGTGAACAAATATTAACTCCGTTATATTCACTGAGTATAGGAGTGATTTCAGCTTCTATGTACGCTAGTATAATGTTGGTGTGGCGCATGCAAGAAACCCCTTTGGTACAAATAGCTATAAATGAGTTTGTGCCAATAGTAGCTGTAATTAGTGCTGCAATTATGGTTTTAGCAAATATGTTAAGGATGACTATACATGATAAGGAACAGGAGGTTGCGGTACAAACTGGTAGGGCCTTCGATATTTCCGAAAAGGTACTAGGTTATTTTAAGGAAGGGTTAAATCATATAACGGCAAAGGCTTTAGGCGAAATGCTTATTAAGGAGCTACATGCTGAAGCAGTAGCCATTGTTGATAGTAATGAGATAATAGCCAAGGCTGGTGATAATACGGTCTTATACACTATAGAGACAACGAAGAATTTTATGGAGCTTAAAGATGCTACAAATATCGTAATACCATATCATCGTTCGACGCAGAAGTCTGGATATATTATTATATATTTTAAGAGACCTAATCAAATACGAACTACAGAACTTGTACTTGCTGAAGGCTTAGGCAAGCTGATTTCCTATCAGTTGAGTCTAGTAGAAACCGAGAAATTAAGGGTTCTACTTAAGGACACGGAAGTGCGTTCGCTACAAGCGCAAATAAATCCGCACTTTTTATTTAATACCCTGAATACAATTGTCACACTCATTCGGACAAAGCCTGATGAGGCTAGGAATGTGATGGTTCATTTGGCAAACTTTATGAGAATGAATTTAAAACTTATGGCTGCACCATTGGTATCATTAGAGCAGGAGCTCTGCCTGCTAGAATCATATATTAAAATTATCAGAGTTCGCTTTTCAGAGAGGCTAACAATTAACCTCGATATTGATGACAATCTCTACCATTTCAAATTACCGCCAGCCACCATACAACCCTTAGTAGAAAATAGTATTCAACATGGGTTACAGAAGGTGCCGAAAAACGGAAGAGTAGTAATTACTATTGATAAAGTAGAATACGGGGTAAGGGTTAGTATTAAGGACAATGGTACAGGGATACCAGAAGAACGGCTAGAAACACTAGCTAAACAACAAATCACAAGCCGCAAAGGAAATGGTATTGGTGTTTATAATGTAAATCAGCGCTTAATTTCATTGTTAGGAGAAACATCCCAGCTCCATATAAAAAATCTAGCAGAGGGTGGTTGTGAGGTTTCATTCTTCCTACCTGATAGACAGCCTGAAAGGAGTAATTATTAG
- a CDS encoding LytR/AlgR family response regulator transcription factor yields MIRVMIAEDEVFAREELEFLLMKEKDITIVGSVTNGRELLEQYPKLKPELIFLDIEMPEIQGTEAAKQLMEQLTPPCIIFTTAYEDYAVEAFGVNAVDYLLKPYDEERFQQALARVRKLIANRGSATSKKISNLLIEEGDKIVVVKPEDIYYAVKEDRMVIIYTGSRIIQTKQSLQELEEKLVGYPFVRSHRSYLVNLSYVKEVETWFNGTYNIILRGKEDTKIPVSRAAAKDVLQQLQM; encoded by the coding sequence ATGATACGGGTGATGATTGCTGAAGATGAAGTATTTGCAAGGGAAGAGTTAGAGTTTTTACTGATGAAGGAAAAGGATATTACCATTGTTGGTAGCGTAACTAATGGTAGAGAACTGTTGGAGCAGTATCCTAAGCTTAAGCCAGAGTTAATTTTTTTAGATATAGAAATGCCTGAGATTCAAGGAACTGAAGCTGCCAAACAATTAATGGAGCAGCTTACACCGCCATGTATCATATTTACGACGGCTTACGAAGACTATGCAGTCGAAGCCTTTGGTGTTAATGCCGTAGATTATCTATTAAAGCCTTACGATGAAGAACGTTTTCAGCAAGCTCTCGCTAGGGTTCGCAAGTTAATTGCTAATAGAGGGAGTGCGACAAGCAAAAAGATTTCCAACCTGTTAATTGAGGAAGGCGACAAAATCGTAGTTGTAAAACCTGAGGATATTTATTATGCAGTTAAAGAAGACCGTATGGTAATCATTTATACTGGCTCTAGAATAATTCAAACAAAACAATCGCTACAGGAGCTAGAGGAAAAATTGGTAGGGTATCCTTTCGTGCGCTCCCACCGAAGCTATTTAGTAAACCTCTCCTACGTTAAAGAAGTTGAAACATGGTTTAATGGAACATATAACATAATCCTGCGGGGAAAAGAAGACACGAAAATTCCAGTTAGTAGAGCTGCAGCAAAGGATGTACTTCAACAACTTCAGATGTAA
- a CDS encoding DUF4212 domain-containing protein, producing MKKIDKAVADAYFNKRVRNIVVYLTLWFIVSFGVVMFAQPLSNFTVNGMPFHYFMGAQGSLIVFIILLFVNAIQSDKIDKEFGIDEDENERLSSGKSIDH from the coding sequence ATGAAAAAAATTGATAAGGCAGTTGCTGACGCTTATTTTAACAAGCGAGTTAGGAATATTGTTGTATATTTAACGCTTTGGTTTATAGTATCTTTTGGAGTTGTAATGTTTGCTCAGCCGCTATCGAATTTCACAGTAAACGGCATGCCGTTTCACTACTTTATGGGGGCTCAAGGATCACTGATTGTCTTTATCATACTGCTGTTTGTTAACGCAATTCAAAGTGACAAGATTGATAAAGAGTTTGGCATCGATGAAGATGAGAATGAGCGCTTAAGCTCTGGAAAATCAATAGATCACTAA
- a CDS encoding sodium:solute symporter family protein, producing the protein MDLQFMTSLGLIIASFALYIGIAIYNRAKQTSDFYVASRGVPPVWNGMAIAGDWMSAASFIGMAGTVMILGYDGLAYIMGWTGGYLLLTFLLAPQLRKYGRYTVPEFIGDRFDSHTARLIAAIGTMIISFVYIIGQLSGAGVVLGRLFEIPSAVGTIIGVVIITIYATFGGMKGITWTQVAQYLVLIVAYLIPVIFMSLQITSNPLPWMSYGEVVSKMGEIDRDLGISEFFAPFASSDKTQFIALMFCLMAGTAALPHVIVRFYTVSTMKAARWSGAWALLFICLLYLSAPAYAAFSRFILLTQVAGRPFTDLPAWTESWIDTGRLKLADLNNDGILQWNEIQISNDIVVMATPEIAELGVFVIGLVAAGAMAAALSTAGGLLIAISSSFAHDIYYRLLNPQASERKRLLVARISIAVATVVAGIVALDPPGVITQIVAWAFSLAAATFFPVLFLGVWWKRCNAQGAIAGMISGMLVSGSYIIAARYFDFSLFGIIDTGAGLFGAPVCLLVTYVVSKMTPPPAQRLQEEVMDLRYPEQMTFKDGEVWMDEPSK; encoded by the coding sequence GTGGATTTACAATTTATGACTAGTTTAGGATTAATAATTGCTTCGTTTGCTTTATATATAGGAATCGCAATTTACAATAGAGCGAAACAAACGTCGGATTTCTATGTTGCTAGCCGCGGTGTTCCGCCTGTATGGAATGGAATGGCGATTGCTGGAGACTGGATGAGTGCAGCCTCGTTTATTGGGATGGCTGGTACGGTAATGATACTTGGCTACGATGGTCTTGCCTACATTATGGGTTGGACTGGTGGATATCTATTACTGACATTCTTACTGGCACCACAATTACGGAAATATGGACGTTACACTGTACCTGAATTTATTGGGGATCGCTTCGATAGCCATACTGCAAGATTAATTGCAGCAATAGGTACGATGATTATCAGCTTTGTATATATTATTGGTCAGTTATCAGGTGCAGGGGTTGTTCTAGGTCGTTTATTCGAAATACCATCTGCCGTTGGTACAATTATTGGAGTAGTAATTATAACAATCTATGCTACATTTGGTGGTATGAAGGGTATTACCTGGACACAGGTTGCCCAGTATCTAGTTTTAATCGTAGCTTACTTAATTCCTGTAATCTTTATGTCACTACAGATAACTAGTAATCCACTACCTTGGATGAGTTATGGTGAAGTAGTTTCGAAGATGGGAGAAATAGATCGAGATTTAGGGATATCAGAGTTCTTTGCACCTTTCGCCTCTTCGGATAAGACACAGTTTATTGCGCTAATGTTCTGTCTAATGGCAGGAACGGCAGCATTGCCACACGTAATCGTTCGTTTTTATACAGTATCAACTATGAAGGCAGCTCGTTGGAGTGGGGCTTGGGCGCTATTGTTTATCTGCTTATTATATCTTTCAGCTCCTGCATACGCAGCATTCTCAAGATTTATTCTTTTAACTCAAGTAGCTGGTCGTCCTTTTACAGACCTACCAGCATGGACAGAGTCGTGGATTGATACAGGACGTTTGAAATTAGCTGACTTAAACAATGATGGTATACTTCAATGGAATGAGATTCAAATTAGTAATGACATTGTAGTAATGGCTACACCTGAAATTGCTGAGCTTGGTGTATTCGTTATCGGTTTAGTGGCAGCAGGTGCGATGGCCGCAGCATTATCGACGGCCGGTGGTTTGTTAATTGCAATATCGTCATCCTTTGCACACGATATTTATTATAGACTACTAAACCCACAGGCCAGTGAACGTAAGCGTTTACTAGTTGCTAGAATCTCGATTGCAGTTGCAACAGTAGTTGCAGGTATAGTTGCCTTAGACCCACCTGGTGTAATTACACAGATAGTAGCATGGGCATTCTCGTTGGCAGCAGCAACCTTCTTCCCAGTTTTATTCCTTGGGGTATGGTGGAAGCGTTGTAATGCACAAGGTGCAATTGCAGGTATGATTAGTGGAATGCTTGTAAGTGGTTCGTATATAATAGCAGCAAGATATTTCGATTTCTCACTATTCGGGATTATCGATACAGGGGCTGGATTATTTGGAGCACCAGTTTGCTTGCTAGTAACATATGTAGTATCAAAAATGACTCCACCACCAGCACAACGTTTACAAGAAGAAGTTATGGACCTACGTTACCCTGAGCAAATGACATTTAAGGATGGGGAAGTGTGGATGGATGAACCATCAAAGTAA
- a CDS encoding DUF294 nucleotidyltransferase-like domain-containing protein, whose translation MNHQSNNNSNIATKIDYELLLKHPLFIGVSIEQLKLMLQYCEVRSYSRSEKVLYAKSPRDGIILLLQGMVEVFVEHDETGKEDVIEAIYANDIFGLSCIADFLGETQQGIHLENNVEVRAVEDSVCLKIPFNVLEIRWAEESVRDYLIRKLSVRIRDVYATLAEHIQLAKQWGDSETFTKRVQDFMTNNVVAVDHSEDIQYVAKKMVDAKVSSIVVMENEQLVGLITEKDLVKRIIASGNDYSQPIHKIMTLSPPTVNKHAFYYEALSLFLTENIRHLPVVEDNKVIGLVTLSDLFRRKNRGTIKILQTIEESTEDNLADVKKAIYDVLNSLIADGIPVTHTLETITNLYDRLVKHCIDLAINSLDRQGNGKPPVPFCWFQMGSAGRREQFILTDQDHFLVYKEIDEMQGDPQSEAQNEQAEWYFSLLGEEIVKYLEMAGYKRCRGDMMANNPIWRGSLSRWEERLRSWMLRSTNEKLMIANNFFSYRFVYGDQRLYEDFLQVIKQQTSRSSIFLYRLAELEKLNPVSQLGAPIRSLFGFERKQIDLKKEALFQFHHAIQILSLRHGIIEGTPLQRIKQLVNKQVMTKEFSEDILAAYASVMKVRVEQAWIRYRKNETNLSVIPFNQLRTRDKEELNSALKVMRSLQTHLLTEFGL comes from the coding sequence ATGAACCATCAAAGTAATAATAATAGTAACATAGCTACAAAAATTGATTATGAGCTTCTATTGAAACACCCCTTATTTATAGGGGTGTCAATAGAGCAATTAAAGCTAATGCTACAATACTGCGAAGTGCGTTCTTATAGCCGTTCGGAGAAGGTATTATACGCAAAATCCCCAAGGGATGGTATTATACTGCTGCTACAGGGGATGGTTGAGGTATTTGTAGAGCATGATGAAACTGGCAAGGAAGACGTAATCGAAGCTATTTATGCCAATGATATTTTCGGACTTTCATGTATTGCAGATTTTCTAGGTGAGACGCAGCAGGGTATACATTTAGAAAATAACGTTGAAGTGCGAGCTGTAGAGGATTCCGTTTGTTTGAAAATACCCTTTAATGTCCTAGAAATTCGTTGGGCAGAGGAATCGGTCAGGGATTATCTGATACGTAAGCTGTCTGTGCGGATTAGGGATGTATATGCTACGCTAGCTGAACACATACAGCTAGCGAAGCAATGGGGTGATAGTGAAACATTTACAAAACGAGTACAAGATTTCATGACTAATAATGTTGTTGCAGTAGATCACAGTGAAGATATTCAATATGTAGCGAAAAAAATGGTTGACGCGAAGGTAAGCTCTATTGTTGTTATGGAAAATGAACAATTAGTAGGCTTGATAACTGAAAAAGATTTGGTTAAACGGATTATAGCATCTGGGAATGATTATTCGCAGCCGATTCATAAGATAATGACGCTAAGTCCGCCTACAGTTAATAAGCATGCTTTTTATTATGAGGCGTTGTCGTTGTTTTTGACGGAGAATATTAGACATTTACCCGTTGTTGAAGACAACAAGGTCATTGGTTTAGTTACATTATCTGACCTATTCAGAAGAAAGAATAGGGGTACTATCAAGATTTTACAAACCATCGAAGAATCGACGGAAGATAATCTAGCAGATGTCAAAAAAGCGATTTATGATGTTCTGAACTCGTTGATTGCTGATGGAATACCTGTAACACACACATTAGAGACAATAACGAATCTATACGATAGATTAGTCAAGCACTGTATTGATTTAGCTATCAACTCCTTAGATCGACAAGGCAACGGTAAGCCGCCTGTGCCGTTTTGTTGGTTCCAAATGGGCAGCGCAGGTAGACGTGAACAGTTCATATTAACTGATCAAGATCATTTTCTCGTATATAAAGAAATTGATGAAATGCAGGGTGATCCACAGAGTGAAGCTCAAAACGAGCAAGCAGAGTGGTATTTCTCCTTGCTTGGCGAGGAAATCGTTAAATATTTAGAGATGGCTGGATACAAACGCTGTCGCGGCGACATGATGGCGAACAACCCTATTTGGCGCGGAAGTCTATCGAGGTGGGAGGAACGGTTAAGAAGCTGGATGCTCAGGTCTACTAATGAGAAGCTAATGATTGCTAACAACTTCTTTTCCTATCGTTTTGTATATGGAGATCAGCGTTTATATGAGGATTTTCTACAGGTTATTAAGCAGCAAACCTCGAGATCGAGCATTTTTCTATACCGTTTAGCAGAGCTTGAAAAATTAAACCCTGTATCTCAGCTAGGTGCACCAATTCGTTCTTTATTTGGATTTGAACGTAAGCAAATTGATTTAAAGAAGGAAGCATTATTTCAATTCCACCATGCAATTCAAATACTGTCATTGCGTCATGGAATTATTGAAGGCACACCTTTACAAAGAATCAAGCAGCTTGTCAATAAACAAGTAATGACCAAGGAGTTCTCAGAGGATATTCTGGCTGCTTACGCAAGCGTTATGAAGGTTCGGGTGGAGCAGGCGTGGATTCGCTACCGTAAAAACGAAACAAATTTATCTGTGATTCCATTTAATCAACTACGGACTAGGGATAAAGAAGAGCTAAATAGTGCGTTAAAGGTAATGCGTTCCCTACAAACCCATTTGCTAACGGAATTTGGGTTGTAG
- a CDS encoding 3'-5' exonuclease, whose translation MFWKKKKYNYVLDYEIPLLTPVDNLSFIVFDTEATGLEVGAGDRLIEIGAVHVENLQVTASTFHSYINPERDIPRTIIELTGITEEQVQGAVLAEEGIVQFLDFVEEHQSCSLVGHCVGFDTLIIEQELKRQQAVCNKPRVIDTLDLLRLLNICKQGRDLEDYASEFGITIEARHTALGDATATAELLCQLLKRLKRRYRTWGELLFAVESRQRAAGMY comes from the coding sequence ATGTTTTGGAAAAAGAAAAAATATAATTATGTGTTAGACTATGAGATTCCACTGCTGACCCCAGTGGATAATTTGTCGTTTATAGTTTTTGATACAGAAGCTACAGGTCTTGAAGTTGGTGCAGGTGATCGATTGATTGAGATAGGGGCTGTACATGTAGAAAACCTACAAGTAACAGCTAGTACCTTTCATTCCTATATAAATCCAGAACGGGATATCCCACGTACAATCATTGAACTGACAGGTATAACAGAGGAGCAGGTGCAAGGTGCGGTACTAGCTGAAGAGGGGATAGTACAGTTTTTAGACTTTGTAGAAGAGCACCAAAGCTGCTCTCTGGTAGGGCATTGTGTTGGGTTCGATACCTTAATTATTGAACAGGAGCTAAAGCGTCAGCAAGCTGTATGTAATAAGCCTAGGGTTATTGACACCTTGGATTTGCTACGCCTTTTAAACATATGTAAACAGGGTAGAGATTTAGAGGATTATGCTAGTGAGTTTGGCATTACTATAGAAGCTAGGCACACAGCATTAGGTGATGCAACCGCTACTGCCGAGCTATTATGCCAACTGTTGAAACGCTTAAAGCGCAGATATCGTACTTGGGGAGAGCTGCTGTTCGCCGTTGAGAGTCGCCAGCGCGCTGCAGGGATGTACTAG
- the sfsA gene encoding DNA/RNA nuclease SfsA produces the protein MYNNKLSIAFPKLVPATFIKRINRFIAEVNINGELIKVHVPTTGRLDTVLVTGQTCYLLPAANPERKTPYSLFLVATTSSIDSNHTSLVCIDAMVANRFARELLENNYIEELSSIDASIRAEVTYNKDRFDFVVTEQKTAQEDNQIQHLIEVKSVNMCVDGVACFPDAPTERGKKHLRSLMQKQAQGTTQTHVIFIIQRSDANAFSPCFDRDPEFARLLKEAQEVGTKIHACLTSIKTDGMYFQSWLPILYP, from the coding sequence ATGTACAATAATAAACTATCAATAGCTTTTCCCAAACTAGTACCTGCTACATTCATTAAGCGCATTAACCGTTTTATTGCAGAGGTAAATATAAATGGTGAACTTATTAAAGTTCATGTACCTACAACTGGTCGCTTAGATACGGTTTTGGTGACAGGGCAAACATGCTACCTACTGCCAGCAGCTAACCCTGAGCGGAAAACTCCTTATTCGCTTTTCTTAGTAGCGACAACTAGTTCAATTGATTCTAACCATACATCATTGGTATGTATTGACGCGATGGTGGCTAATCGGTTTGCTAGGGAATTACTAGAGAATAATTATATCGAAGAACTATCAAGCATAGATGCTAGTATTAGAGCAGAAGTTACCTATAATAAAGACCGCTTTGATTTTGTTGTTACTGAGCAGAAAACTGCCCAAGAGGATAATCAGATACAGCACCTTATAGAGGTGAAATCTGTAAACATGTGCGTCGATGGTGTTGCATGCTTTCCTGATGCCCCAACTGAGCGTGGTAAGAAACACCTCCGATCACTTATGCAAAAACAAGCGCAAGGAACTACGCAAACCCATGTTATATTCATTATACAAAGAAGTGATGCTAACGCCTTTTCCCCGTGCTTTGACCGTGATCCTGAATTTGCAAGGCTCTTAAAGGAAGCGCAGGAAGTTGGCACAAAAATACACGCCTGTCTGACATCAATTAAAACGGACGGTATGTACTTTCAATCATGGCTACCGATTCTATATCCATAA
- a CDS encoding ABC transporter ATP-binding protein: MEQDVIIKGNGISRWYQMGEVRVNALKDASFEVYRGEFIVVLGPSGSGKTTILNVIGGMDNVSAGELYYRKLALHKASDRVLTKYRRESVGFVFQHYNLMSNLTALENVSLSVEIAKDPLKPMDVLGEVNLAERSDHFPSQLSGGEQQRVAIARAIAKNPEILLCDEPTGALDYKTGIHVLKLLRKFNKEYNKTVMVITHNASIADMADRVFSMKDGRLADIKVNENPVAPEEVSW, encoded by the coding sequence ATGGAACAGGATGTTATTATAAAAGGTAACGGCATAAGCAGATGGTATCAAATGGGTGAAGTTCGTGTCAATGCCCTTAAGGATGCTAGCTTTGAGGTATATCGAGGGGAGTTTATAGTAGTGCTAGGGCCTAGTGGCTCAGGGAAGACAACGATACTAAATGTCATCGGCGGAATGGACAATGTAAGTGCTGGTGAATTATACTACCGAAAGCTAGCGCTCCATAAGGCTAGTGATCGCGTGCTAACAAAGTATCGTCGTGAGTCCGTGGGCTTTGTATTCCAGCACTACAATCTGATGTCAAACTTAACTGCCTTAGAAAATGTGAGTTTGTCAGTGGAGATTGCAAAGGATCCGCTGAAGCCTATGGATGTATTAGGGGAAGTAAATCTAGCTGAACGCTCAGATCATTTTCCATCGCAGTTATCAGGTGGTGAACAGCAGCGGGTAGCAATCGCCCGAGCAATTGCAAAAAATCCGGAGATATTGCTGTGTGATGAGCCAACTGGAGCACTAGACTATAAAACTGGAATTCACGTGCTTAAGCTATTACGAAAATTTAATAAAGAATATAATAAAACAGTTATGGTTATTACCCATAATGCAAGCATTGCAGACATGGCAGACCGTGTATTCTCGATGAAGGATGGCAGACTTGCTGATATTAAGGTCAATGAAAA